CGCGTACGCGCCGAAGCGGGCCCGCTCGCCCTCGTCCCTCGGCTGGAACCGGCCATCGCCGTACGACAGCAGCTTCGACTTGAGATGGCAGACCGCCACGTCGAAGAAGAAGGCGCGCGTCGTCACCGTCACCGCGAGCACCCCGCGGCCCGCCCGCGAAACCGGCCTGCCCGCGTCACCGGACTGCACCGGGCGCAGCGGCTCGGGGAAGCGGTCCTCGTCGGCCACGACGAACACCGGCAGGGAGCTGAGGAAGCCGACGCGGATGCCGCGCTCGTCCGCGTGCTCCGAGAGCGTGGTGTGCCAGGTGCCCTCCAGCATTCCGGCCAGATCCGCGAGGGCCTCCGGGTCGCCGACCTCCTGCACGCCGAGCACGCTCGGGTTCAGCGCGTTGATCGTCGCCGCGAGCGAGGCCAGCTTCGCCTCGTACGCGGCCTTGTCCTTGGGCCCGAACCTGCCGCCGGGCCGGTAGAGGTTCTCCAGGTTCCACGTGCCGACGAGCATGGCGGGCTCCAACTGTTAGAGCGAGGTCAGCGGGTTGACGTCAGCGTGCCTGCGAAACCGGCGACGCGACAGGGCGCGGGATGCGCACTCCCCGTACCGTGAAGAGATGACGCCGCCTCCCGCGCACGGCCCCGCCGACCTCGTCATCACGGGCTGCACGGCCCTCGTCCACGATGCGGAGGGCCGGGTCGGATTCCTCGACGACGCGGCCGTCGTCGTACGGGACGGCCGTATCGAAGCCGTCACCACCACACCGGCGGTCACCGGACTCCAGGCCGTCGAACGCATCGACGCACGTGGTCAGGCAGCCCTGCCGGGTCTGATCAACTGCCATACGCACTCGCCGATGGTGGCCCTGCGCGGCATCGCGGAGGATGTGCCGGCGCACGAGTGGTTCAACGACTGGATCTGGCCCATCGAGTCCAATCTGACCGAGCGCGTGGTCGGGCTCGGCGCGCGGCTGGCCTGCGCCGAGATGATCCGGGGCGGGGTGACGACCTTCGCCGACCACTACTTCGCGATGGACGCCGTGGCCGACGCCGTCGCCGGGAGCGGGCTGCGCGCCAACCTCGGAGCCGCCTTCTTCTCCTCGCAGGGGCCCGAGGGCCGCGCCGCCTCCCTGGAGTTCGCGCTGCGGCAGCGCGGCGCCGCCGACGGCCGCATCGCCACCTCGCTCGCCCCGCACGCCCCCTACACCGTCGACGACGCGGACCTCGCCGCGACCGCCGAACTCGCCCGCGAACACGGCCTCTTGGTCCACCTCCACGCCGCCGAGAGCCGTGCCGAGACCGACCACAGCCTGGAGCGCCACGGCCACACCCCCATCGAGGTCCTGCACCGCACCGGGCTGCTCGACGTCGACGTCCTCATCGCGCACGGCACCGGCATCCTCGACCGTGACCTGCCCGTGCTGCGGCAGGGCACGGGCCGCATCGCCGTGGCGTCCGCGCCGCGCGGCTACCTCAAGTTCGGCTGGGACACCACGCCTGTGCGTGCCCTGCGCGAGATCGGCATCCCCGTCGGCCTGGCCACCGACGGGGCCGCGTCGAACAACAGCCTGGACGTGTGGGAGTCCATGGCGCTCACCGCACTCGTGCAGAAGTCCACGGAGCGCGACCCGGCCTGGCTGACCGCGCGCCAGGCGCTCGACCACGCCACGCTGCAGAGCGCGCGGGCCGTCGGCCTGGGCGACGAGATCGGCAGCCTCGCGCCGGGCCGCCGCGCCGACATCATCCTGGTCGCCCTCGACGGGCCGCACACCCAGCCCGTGCACGACCTCGCGGCCACGCTCGTGCACAGCGCCCGCTCTGCGGACGTCACCACGACCATCGTCGACGGCCGCATCCTGATGCGCGACCGACGGCTGCTGACCCTCGATGTGCCGGGCATCGTCGCGGAGTTGGGCGCGGAACTGCCCGCCCTGGTCAACCGCGGCCACGGGAAGCGGATCCAGAGCTACGAGGTGTGAGGGGCGGGGCCGAGAGCGGGCGCGGGAAGGCCGCTGCCTAGGCTGGCACCATGCCCCACGCCCCGCAGCCGGACCCCGCCGACATCCTCCCGGACCCCGCCGACGGCCTCATCGACGACCCGTACGCCGCCTACGCGCGGCTGCGTGACACCGCGCCCGTGCACCGGGTCGCGGGGCCCGACGGCAGCCCGGCCTGGCTGGTCACGCGGTACGACGACGTACGCGCCGCGCTCGCCGACCCGCGGCTCTCGCTCGACAAGAGCCATGCGCTGCCCGGCGGATACCGGGGCTTCGCCCTGCCGCCGGCCCTGGACGCGAACCTGCTCAACATGGACCCGCCGGACCACACCCGCATCCGGCGCCTGGTCGTCAAGGCCTTCACGCCGCGCCGGGTGGAGAGCCTGCGCGCGCCGATCCGGCGCACCGCCGACGAACTCCTGGACGCCGTCGAGCCGTTGGGCGGCGCCGATCTCGTCGCCGCGTACGCCGCCCCGCTCCCGATCTCCGTCATCTGCGACCTCCTCGGGGTGCCCGCCGGACACCGCCCGGACTTCCGGGCCTGGACCGACACGCTGATCGCACCCGACCCCGCACGGCCGCAGGCCGCCAAAGAGGCCGTCGTCGCGATGCTCGGCTTCTTCACGCGACTCCTGGCCGAGAAGCGCGAGGAGCCCGCCGACGACCTGCTCTCCGACCTGATCGCGGTACGGGACGCCGCCGTACGGGACGAGGGCGACGCGCGCCGAGGGGAGGAGGACCGGCTGAGCGAGGACGAGCTGATGTCCCTCGCCTTCCTGATCCTCTTCGGCGGATACGAGAACACCGTCCAGCTCATCGGCAACGCGACCCTCGCACTCCTCCGCCACCCCGGCCAGCTCGCGGCCCTGCGCGCCAACCCCGCGCAAATCCCGGCAGCGGTAGAGGAGTTCATGCGCTACGACGGCCCGGCCGCGCTCGCCATCCGCCGCTTCCCCCTCGAAGACATCACCATCGGCGGCGTCACCGTCCCGGCGGGCGAGACCGTGCTGCTCTCCCCGTCGGCCGCCAACCGCGACCCGGGCCGCTACCCCGACGCCGACCGCCTCGACATCACCCGCGACACCGCGGGCCACCTCGCCCTCGGGCACGGCATCCACCACTGCGTCGGCGCGCCCCTCGCCCGCCTGGAGACGGCCACCGCGCTCGCCGCGCTCATCGAACGCTTCCCTCGCCTCGCACTCGGCGTGCCGCCGGAGGAGCTGAAGTGGCGCCCCTCGATGCGGGCCCGCGGACTGCTCGCGCTCCCGGTGACCTTCTAGATTCTTTTGAGTTTCTCCGCCGCGACCGATGAGTTCCGACGGCCGCGCAGGTCACCCCTCGGAGAAGTACGGATCCGAGGGGCGGGTCCGCAGGAGGGACTGAGGGACCATGGGACTTCCCGACATCGTCACGCGCGCGCAGTGGCTCGCCGCGCGCCAGGAACTGCTGGCCAAGGAGAAGGCGCAGACGCGGGCGCGTGACGCGCTCAACGCCGAGCGGCGGCGGCTTCCGATGGTCGAGATCGGCAAGGAGTATCTGTTCGACGGTTCCGACGGCAAGGCGACGCTGTTCGACCTCTTCGACGGAGACTCCCAACTGATCGTCTACCACTTCATGTTCGCCCCGGAGTGGGACGCGGGCTGCCGCAGCTGCTCGGCCTTCCTCGACCAGATCGGCCACCTGGCCCATCTGCGGGCCCGCAGCACGAACTTCATCGCCGTCTCCCGCGCACCCTTCACCAAGATCCTGCCCTTCAAGGCACGGATGGGCTGGACGGTTCCGTGGTACTCCTCCCACGGAAGCGACTTCAACCACGACTTCGACGCCACCGTGGGGGAGGGCGCCGAGTCCTTCGAGCAGCCCGGCCTCAGCTGCTTCCTGCGGGACGGCGACCGCGTCTTCCACACGTACTCGACGTACGACCGCGGCACCGACTGGGTCGCCTCCTACTCCAGCCTCCTCGACCTCACCGCCCTCGGCCGGCAGGAGGAGTGGGAGGAGCCGAAGGGCCGGTCGACGGGGCTCGGCGCGCCCGCGGGCAGCAGCCGGCTGAAGTACCACGACGAGTACGGGATGTGACGGACCGACACAATCAGGTGTCAGGTCCGTCACGTTGCGAGTCCTTTCCGCCCTCCGGTGCGTTCTACTCGACAAGAGTCCGTGAGGACTGCCAACGGGGGAGCAGAAGGACAATCATGAACAGCCGAGTGGTACTTGAACGCTTTCCGGCCGGTGGGCCGCGAGGATCGTGGCCCGCGGAGGACTTCGCGAAGGCCCGCCGCATGGAGGGCCAGCAGGCCGAGGTCGTCATGGACCTCGCCTCCGACGCCTTCCTGGTGATCGTGCGCGAGACCGAGGTGACCGACGTGGGCGACATAGCCACCGCCGCGTAGTCCCGGGCCTGCCCCTCAGTGCTCGCCACCCGTCAGCGCTCGGTGTGCCTGTTCGACGAGGTGGCCTTCGGGATCTTCGCGGTGAACTGGTCGGCCTGCAGCGCGTAGAGCTCCGCGTACACCCCACCTGTCCGCAGGAGTTCGTCCGGTGTGCCCGACTCCACCAGACGCCCTCCGTCCAGGACATGGACAAGGTCCGCGTGGCGCACCGACGCCAGGCGGTGGGTG
This Streptomyces sp. NBC_01283 DNA region includes the following protein-coding sequences:
- a CDS encoding endonuclease/exonuclease/phosphatase family protein translates to MLVGTWNLENLYRPGGRFGPKDKAAYEAKLASLAATINALNPSVLGVQEVGDPEALADLAGMLEGTWHTTLSEHADERGIRVGFLSSLPVFVVADEDRFPEPLRPVQSGDAGRPVSRAGRGVLAVTVTTRAFFFDVAVCHLKSKLLSYGDGRFQPRDEGERARFGAYALYRRAAEATLVRSVAGRLLKGDGRQHDVVVLGDLNDEVPAATTQILLGPPGSEIGTPGFDKPDKGDAQRLWNVAPLIPPEQRYSRIHAGRRELIDHVLVSRGFLNLVKAAGTGVPGSTATALPSVQDEDPAVRRNAPGSDHAPVWIRIER
- a CDS encoding amidohydrolase, whose protein sequence is MTPPPAHGPADLVITGCTALVHDAEGRVGFLDDAAVVVRDGRIEAVTTTPAVTGLQAVERIDARGQAALPGLINCHTHSPMVALRGIAEDVPAHEWFNDWIWPIESNLTERVVGLGARLACAEMIRGGVTTFADHYFAMDAVADAVAGSGLRANLGAAFFSSQGPEGRAASLEFALRQRGAADGRIATSLAPHAPYTVDDADLAATAELAREHGLLVHLHAAESRAETDHSLERHGHTPIEVLHRTGLLDVDVLIAHGTGILDRDLPVLRQGTGRIAVASAPRGYLKFGWDTTPVRALREIGIPVGLATDGAASNNSLDVWESMALTALVQKSTERDPAWLTARQALDHATLQSARAVGLGDEIGSLAPGRRADIILVALDGPHTQPVHDLAATLVHSARSADVTTTIVDGRILMRDRRLLTLDVPGIVAELGAELPALVNRGHGKRIQSYEV
- a CDS encoding cytochrome P450 gives rise to the protein MPHAPQPDPADILPDPADGLIDDPYAAYARLRDTAPVHRVAGPDGSPAWLVTRYDDVRAALADPRLSLDKSHALPGGYRGFALPPALDANLLNMDPPDHTRIRRLVVKAFTPRRVESLRAPIRRTADELLDAVEPLGGADLVAAYAAPLPISVICDLLGVPAGHRPDFRAWTDTLIAPDPARPQAAKEAVVAMLGFFTRLLAEKREEPADDLLSDLIAVRDAAVRDEGDARRGEEDRLSEDELMSLAFLILFGGYENTVQLIGNATLALLRHPGQLAALRANPAQIPAAVEEFMRYDGPAALAIRRFPLEDITIGGVTVPAGETVLLSPSAANRDPGRYPDADRLDITRDTAGHLALGHGIHHCVGAPLARLETATALAALIERFPRLALGVPPEELKWRPSMRARGLLALPVTF
- a CDS encoding DUF899 domain-containing protein; the protein is MGLPDIVTRAQWLAARQELLAKEKAQTRARDALNAERRRLPMVEIGKEYLFDGSDGKATLFDLFDGDSQLIVYHFMFAPEWDAGCRSCSAFLDQIGHLAHLRARSTNFIAVSRAPFTKILPFKARMGWTVPWYSSHGSDFNHDFDATVGEGAESFEQPGLSCFLRDGDRVFHTYSTYDRGTDWVASYSSLLDLTALGRQEEWEEPKGRSTGLGAPAGSSRLKYHDEYGM